A segment of the Candidatus Zixiibacteriota bacterium genome:
TGCCGAGGAGCTCTTAGCCCATGCGGAAACTGACTCCCGAGGGCGGCGACTTGACTTCCTCCGGGGTCAGTTGAATTCCTTACTTGCGGTGCTTGACTGGCGCAACGGTGTGAGACTCACATTCGATCAGGAAGCGCAGGCGATCTACGGCATAGTCGCCCCTCAACACGATTCAGCATACTACGAGGATCTACTCATGCGGCTCGACTCGCTCGTGCCGGGACGCGGAGATCTGTTCGAGCGGTTCGAGAATTTGCAGAAGCAGTTCGTTGTGCCGAGACAGTCGATCAACACCTTGATCAAACTATGTGTCGCCGAGTGTCGTGAGAGGACATGCCGCTTTATCGATCTGCCCGAGGGAGAGAACTGCCGTATCGAATTGGTCGGCGGGAAATCGTGGGGAGGGTACAACTGGTACCTGGGTAGCCTGCAAAGTCTGATCCAGGTGGATACAAGTGGGCCTGTATACGCCGGTTCGTTGATTGGGATAGCGGCCCACGAGGGGTACCCCGGACATCATTGTGCCAACGTCATGAGAGAGAAAATCCTCGTGCAGGACAGCGGATGGGTGGAGTTTTCGGTTATTCCTCTCTATTGCCCCTCGTCGGTCCTGGACGAAGGCATGGCAAGCTATGCGTCCGCGCTCGTGTTTCCGCTCGAAGAGAGGGTGGCGTTTTACAAGCGGATCCTGCCACAGTTTATGAATCTCGACACGGCCATGATCGACACCTACTGTCGTGTTCTCCACGCACGCAAGGAGCTGAGTGAGTGTCATGTCGACGCTGCCCGGGCGTATCTCGACGGAACCTGGGATTCACTGCGAGCAGCGAGGTGGGTTCGCCACTTCGACCTGGGCACCGATGAATCCGCCGCGAAGTCACTTGCTTTTTCCAGGGATTACCGAAGCTACCGGGTGACATATGTTGTCGGGGAGCAACTCGTCGGAGACTTCATATTGAGGCATGGCGGGGCGCCTGAGAAGCCGGATCGACAGTGGGAACTGTTTCAAGGTCTGCTTGAGTTTCCGTTTCTGTCGGCGAACTTGAAGCAAGGGAACGCGACGGTACCCTAAAGCGTGAGGAGGTCGAGGATGCGTAGATTTGATTGCTTCGTTCTTTCGTGGTTGGTCGGGACCTTGCTATGGGTCATAGGGTGCGGTGCCGAACCTGGTAGTCAGGGCTTGAAAACGCGATTGGAAACCTGGCGGCAGGGCGTGTGGATATCGGGCACAGCCACATATACGATATACACCGACAAACACTACTTTGTCATTTCCGATGAAGGTGATTCATCCGCCCCGAACCTGTATGTCGGAGCCTCACAGGTAGTTTTCCACGAGAAGGGGACAGCCCGGCGACAACTTATGCGGCTTCGCCGGTTACCGGACGGGGCATTGAACGCATTTCGAGAGATCGATTTCGCGGCGGACCACGAGGAGCCGTCTATGGAAATTGACACGACACTATTTGTGCCCGGCACCTGCACAATTAAAGACGGCATCATATACGATGCTGTGACCGAAGTGACGGACACGTCGATTCTGCTCTCCACCTGCAATGGTGACACGGAAGTTATCTATTCAAACGGGGTGTCTGTCTACATGCCTGCGGGCGGCGGCGAGTTCTATTCATACAGGATTGAAGTGCTCTCATTTTGATAGCACGTCCGGCGTGTCACCGTACGCCACGCGCCGATTCCAACTTGACTCGATTGCTCTTCATGCTTTAATGTAATGTAGGACGCGCTTAGTGCGCGGTAAGCGATGTGGTGATGTCGAGCAAGAGATATCCGCCACGGTCAACCTCTCGCAAGGAGGGTATGGTCGGTGGCTGAAACGGCAGATGGTTTCCGCAGGTCCGGCATCTCGGAAGACTGGTTAGCGGTCATTCTGGGATTGTTCATATTCCTGCTGACACTGACGAAGTTTCTCGGGGGCGACGTGTGCGGTTGGGTGGTGACTACCAAAGTCTGGACCAGCCTGGCCGGCGCACTCAAACCGGTATCGGACAACTATGCCGGACTGCCCGGACTCGGGTCGCTTCTGTGCACTTACATGTTTCTTCTCCTGGTGCTGGGTGTCGGGGCGTGGCGGCTCCGGGCGAACGTGAAGAAGTTTGCCCTCGGCTTCACGCTGGTGTTCTTCATCAGTTATTTCTGCTGGATAATCGGCGCCTGGGCGCATATTGCCGCGACACCGAACCAGCTCAATTCGTTCGGCATCTCCTGGTCGATGAACCTCACCTCGGAGGCGGGCTACATAGTCGCCTTGATAGTTGGGCTGATGGTCGGCAACTTCACGCCCGGATTCGCAAAGCTGATGAGCGAGGCTATTCGCCCCGAGCTATACATCAAGACAGCCATAGTCATTCTGGGCGGTTTTCTCGGGATAACGGCGGCGGAGCAGCTCGGCCTGGCCACATCGGTGATGTTCCGCGGACTGTGCGCGATAGTCGAAGCGTATCTGATCTACTGGGCACTCGTGTATTTTGTCGCACGCAAGTATTTCAAGTTCAGCCGGGAGTGGTCTGTGCCGCTGGCCAGCGGGATATCGATCTGCGGGGTCTCAGCGGCGATAGCCACCGGCTCGGCGATCAAAGCGCGTCCGGTCGTGCCGATTATGGTTTCGTCGCTAGTGGTGATTTTCGCGGTTGTCGAGCTGGTGTTGCTGCCGTTTATCGCTCAGCGCTTTCTCTATAATGAACCGATGGTGGCCGGGGCATGGATGGGTTTGGCGGTCAAGACCGACGGCGCCGCGGTAGCCAGCGGGGCGATAGCCGAATCGCTCATTCTGGCCAAAGCGGCCGCGGAACAGGGGATCAATTATCAGTCGGGCTGGGTGATGGCGACGACCACAACTGTGAAGGTCTTTATCGACGTGTTTATCGCTATCTGGGCGTTTATCCTGGCCTGGATCTGGTCGGCTAAGATTGAGAAAACCGGCGGAGAGAAGATGCGCGCGGGCGAGATCTGGCGGCGCTTCCCGAAATTCATCCTCGGCTACATGGCGACCTTTGCGGCGGTGATCCTGATCGCCGTGTCAGCATCGGAGTTGATCGGACCGGCTAAGGCGGCGATGGGGCAGGCGAATGTGTTTCGGGGGATATTTTTCGTGATGACGTTCTTTACGATCGGTGTCGTCTCCAACTTCCGCAAGCTGTGGGAAGAGGGAATTGGCAAACTGGCGCTGGTCTACGTGATCTGCCTGTTCGGGTTCATTATCTGGATCGGTCTGGTGATCTCCTGGCTGTTCTTTGCGGGAGTCAAGCCGCCGCTAGCGTGAGGCAGGTATGAAAACGGTGAGTGAACCACGTTTGGTGGACGAACTTCAGAAGATGGCTTACGAGCCGCTTTTGCCGGTCGAAAAGAGAATGATCGTCTGGAGTATCGCGCTGGGGGTCGCGCTTATTGGAATACTGGTCTGGGTGAGCCGCACCTTCTTTGAAGTCTGACACATACCCGCAAGTAAGAGAACCCCGAGAATCTCGGGGTTCGTTTGGTGATCAACATTTCGAGGCAGGGCGCATCAATGCTTGAGCGATTCCGAGGGAGTGGTATCGGTGCGCGATTGAATGACCAGCCGCGGTTTCTGGCGAACCGGCTTGTGCTGCGAGAGCACTTTCGCGGTGAACAACGCCAGCGCCGCCGCCGAGGCCAGCGCAACCCAGAAGGCAGCAGCCCATTCGAGTGAGATCATGCCCATGAACTCGGAGGGCATATCGCCGCCGGCGTTGGCCCTGAAGATGAACAGCAAGATCGCCACGCCGCCCGAGCAGATGGCGGAAATAGTCATGGCCGGACGGTTCGCGCCGAAGGTACCGAGGAGCGCTATGATAGCGAGGGCCATCGCTGCCGCCGTCAACGGTTCGGTATCGACTCTCATTTCGCTGTCACCCATCTGGCTGTAGGGGTCGAAGGATTCCGTCCCGGCGGACTGATTGAAAGGAATAGTCGAGTCGCCGACCTGGACCTCCCACTGGCCCTGCCCCTTATCGGCTCCGCCTGACCAGTCGGCGCCGTACGGATTGTCGAATCCCGATGAGCCGGGGTTATCCTGGAGAAATGGCGGCGGCTCGATTGTCTTGCCCAGGACGAGATCAAGCCCGGTAATGGACACAATGGGCTGCCCGGCACAACTGATCTTGATAAACGGCATGAAAAAGCAGATCAGCACGATCGCCGCCAGGGCCGGCCGAATTGTCCGCTCATGTTCCTGCATCGTTGCCTCCTTGCTGGATATTTACAGTCGCCTTGGATGTTCGCGGTTACCTTATAGAGTGGATATCGGCACTAACAAACCGGACCTCAAGGGGCTACGGACGAGCAGGATATGAGTAGGGAGGGGTCGGGGCTGTCAAAAAAAGAGACCGGCGCGGGCCGGTCTCTATGGGAAGTTTTTATGTCTAGGTCGGTCTGGTGTTCACTTACTCCTGGCCACGGCCCCGGCCGCCGCCGCCGCGATAATCGCCACGACCGCCACGGAAACCACCCCGGTCGCCGCCGCGGCCGCCGCCACGGTCGCCCCGATCGGTCCGCGGACGGGCCTCGTTGATGTTCAGCTTGCGACCGTTCAGCTCCTGACCGTTCAGGCCGCTGATCGCCGCCGCCGCCGCTTCCTTGTCAGGCATCTCGACAAAGGCAAAACCACGGGACTCGCCCGTGAACTTGTCGGTGATGATGCTCACGCTCTTGATCTCACCGAAACTCTCAAAGGCCTGACGTAACTGCTCTTCTGTCGTGTTGAACGACAGGTTTCCCACGTAGATGTTCATCACACACTCCGGTCTTGTCTGTCCGCGGCCAGTAATTCTCCAGAGAAAACCCCGTACGAGGACAAACGCATTACAGCGCACTATTGCGCAAAGCTTCCGCCTCTACGCTTTTCAAGATATTTGTGGGGAAGGACAAACTCTCAACCAAAGCCGTTACGGAAACCAACACTGACAAATAATTATATCGGATTGGGTCATCAATGTCCAGAGTATTTCTTTCGGTCGCTTACTCAGAAGACCTTGTGGATCTCAGCGAAGTGCTGTCTTGAATCGTGTAGACAACTCTCTAATCTATGATTCGGCCACACCCCGTATCATGGGTAAGTGATTGTGAATAAGGGAGTTGGGCGTAGAGTCCCGGGGGTCTCTTACGGGCACAGCGAGTGGCAACGCCCCAGCCCGTGATCGAAACGTGAGATTCAGAGTAGGTGTCACTGGAGTATCCCGGAGAAGTTGCATGGCACTTGGTCGACAGTCGACGGTCAAGCTTCCCCGGTACTTGAGGGGCGGTTCCAACGCAGTTTGAACATGGCACTGGCGAACAGAAAGAGCATGCCGAGGGGTTTGGTAGCATGATGGACTATCGACGTCCCCCCGTTCCAGTACCAGTCCGGATCGTGGATACCAGGACTGTCGATGTGCACGTCATAAAACGCCAGGCCGGTAGGCAGAGCCAGGAGGAGTGTACCGGCGAGCAGGATTCGTCTGTCGATTTTGCCGGAGAGATAGACTAAGGGGAGAGCGCCAATCAGGATTGAGTAGCTGTGCTCCCAGACATCTTTATAGCCAAGCAGGTACGCGGATATTGATAAAAACACCATCATCTCTATACCAAGGCTTCGGCGGTGCAGCCATGTTACCCAGAGTACCAGCCCCCCGAGCAAAACCGGCCAGGCGTATACCAACGGCGCGTACCATTGGGGCAACTGGTTTACCGACTTCAGTGATGCCAGTGGTGTGTCTCCCAAGGCTGCCCCGATTCTCATCAAGAGCGCGCAAAGCCCCTGGTTGCCCGCATGCACCAGGAATCCGGCGGTTGATTTGTGGTCAGTTGCGTCGAGCAATATGAGATTGTCGAGATCCGCGCCATGTTGAATGAAATACGGCACACACAGGCCAATCAGAATCACGACCGCGAGCAGCGCCGGTTTGAAGTGTCCTTTGAGGGCAATCACGGGAAGCAGGATGATCCCGACTGGCTTTATCAGACAGCTCGCCACAAAAGCGAGGAAGGCTGCGGTGGACCGGCTTCTCACATAGAGGAAGTAAGCAAAGAGCAAAAGACAGCCCGCCAAGGCTGAGGCATTCCCCATGAAGATTTCGAGATACAACGGCGAGAAGAAGACTGCGATGGCAATCGTCACGGTGAAGTGGAGATCGTCTGCAATCAGCTTTCTCAGCAGTATCGCCGCAACAAGCAGCGTAAGCTCCGTTAGCGCTACCCAAACGTAATATGCCGTGTATGGTTTGAGTGCCGACAGCCAGGCGAAAACCGACATCGCCATGATGGGATGGTGTCTGAACCCGAATCCGGGGCCGTGCCCGTAGACACCGTCCCCGACAGCCCAGTGCTTCCCGGCATTGTACAAGGCAAAAAAATCAGAGGCCGGTCCCATGCGGTGCGAGGCGTCGCTGAAGAGAAAATCCAACTGACGGGTCAGGACTAGATACAGGAGCCCGGCATGAACCACTGCCGAAATCAACAGAATCAGTCTGAATCTGACGCTCACGAGCGTCCTGACCTCCCTGGCTTACGGCCGCCGGCTATTCGCTGAAGCACGGCCGCGCACAATTATGTCACCGTGGCAGTTGCCGAAACTACTCCACAACCCGCCCTCCGCTTCCGGAGCCGCTTCCTGACACTACTGGTGTCAGGTGGCCACCCGGCCTACGCTCCTGCCACGCTCGACGTGCAGTTCGGGCAGCGCACCGCCTTGATGTGAATTGTCGAGAAGCAATGCGGGCACTCCTTGGTGGTCGGCGCCGCCGGCGCCACCTCTTTCTCGCGCTTCATGCGATTGACGTTTTTCACGAGGATAAACACCGCGAAGGCGACGATTAGAAAGCTGATCACCGTGTTAATGAACATGCCGTAGTTGAGTGTGACTGCTCCCGCCGCCTTGGCGTCGGCCAGACTGGCGAACGGGCCCGCTGTCGTGCCATGCTTAAGGACGATGAACAGGTTGGAAAAGTCCACGTTACCCAGCAGCAGACCGATCGGCGGCATGATGACATCATCGACGAGCGATCTGACAATTGCGCCAAACGCCGCGCCGATGATGATCCCAACGGCCATGTCGACCACGTTGCCTTTGACCGCAAACTCGCGAAACTCCTTGGCCATGCTCATAGTTGTACCCCTTGGTTGAGAGTGGTTCAATCACGCACCGTTTGACCCATATCCACACGGTTCGACTGTGCGACAATACAAGCTATCATACTGTGTGGCGTGTGGCGATAAAAGAGAAATAATCACACTGGATCAGTCCTCCGCCTGCCGCTCCACAGCTGCGGGTGGGTGCTCTCTCTGAAGTCCTTGTAAGGTCATGCGAGAAAGAAAGTTGTCCATGGGGAATGTGTCACATACGGGAATGAGGATAACTGTTTGAGAAGATCAGAACATATAACGGTCTGGGCCAGCGATAGTTAGAGGAGCACTCGAGAGCATTCTCGCGCTGATTTCCGGGAATTATAGGTCCACAATCGAATCAGTCCTGTTTTTGGGCCGGCAAGCCCCTCTGGTGGGGTGGTTCGGATTTGTGTCACAACGCCGGTCGGCAGATTCAAGTCGGTAGGGGTGCGTAAGTGTAATCGATTGAAACAAATGATGTTACAAGAGAATTACGGGCTCTCGAAAAGGTTCAAAACTTGTCTACCTTGCCCACGTTAAGACATTCCTGGAACCGCTCTGAAGTTTTTTTGTTTGAGGCCTTGACAGCTTCGTCAGATTTGACGATAGTGTCCAAAACGATGATAGTGTCGAATAGTTTGGTGGCCATAGACTCAGATAAGCCCGCCGGAACCGGGCGAAGCCAGTCGCGTCGGGAACGGCGTTTTAGTAAAACTCGCGCCCGGCTGCTGGACGCGGCCCGTTCCGTTTTCTCGGAAAAAGGGCTGGATCTGACTACGATTGATGATATCACGCGCCGGGCCGACCTAGGGCGGGGCACGTTCTACTACCACTTCGGGACCAAGTCGAAACTGGTCAACGAGGTCATGAAGACGGTGATCGATGAGTTGACCGCCGAGCTGGTGCAGAAGTGCCAGGGTCACACCGAACTCCCGGAGATGCTCGACGCCATGATCGGCGCGCATGTCGAGTTTTTCAGTCGGCGCTGGCAGGATTTCGTGCTCTACTTCCAGGGTCGCGCCGATCTGACGCTGGAGCAGGGATACGAGGGTATCGAGACCCCGTTCCTGCAGTACATCAGGACGGTGGAGGAGCTGGTCGACGGGACAATAGAAGCCCCCATTCCGGCCGCTACCATTCGGCGTCTGGCTTGCGCCATTGTCGGGTTCATTTCCGGGTACTACTCGTTTGCGGTGGTCACGACCGACGGTGACGACGTGGATCGATCGTTCGCGTCGCTGAAGCAGGCATTCGTGGCGGGGCTGACTCGTTTCATTCGGGAAGCTATACCGGCAGATAAGGTGAATTAACGACGGCAGGGCATGGGCCTCGTGATACGAGGAAGTTTCAAGAGGGCAGTACTTGTCGTTGAAGCGATGGAACATAAGGAGAGGTGGTGACGGATACGGAGAGACGGAGCGGGCCCGGTGCCTGATTTCGTTATTTCCGCAGCCGCGGCGCAGGTTCGGTGACAGTTGACGATGGGCACAAGGACGAACTCGGAGGGTCGTTCGTGAAACGACTGTGGTACCCGACGATTGCTCTGCTGACAACGGCAGTGGCGGTTGTCGGTTTCTCTATGCCCGACAGTCGCCCGCTGGAGTCAATTCCGGTCGAGCTGGAGATCGCCGATTCGTCGGCTGCACGGAGCGACATCATGACTACGCTCTCAAAGATCAGCGACCTGGCCCGGCTGGCCGAGTACCTTCGGATTACAGCGCTCTATCAGCTCTTGAGCGGCGAGGGAACGTTTACCTTGTTTGCTCCCAACAACTCGGTGTTCGCGGAATTGAATCTGTCAGACGGAAAGGAGGCGGCGCGGGACAGCGCCAGATTACGGCAGCTCCTGTCGCGACATATTGTCCGGGGGCGCGCAATTATTTTCGAACAAACCGGCGCAATGAGAGTATCCGGGCTGGCGGGAGAACCGCTGGTGATTGTGACGGACGGTGATGAAGTGAAAGTAGGTGATGCCGCGGTGGTCGAGGAGGGAATCCTCTGCGCCAATGGTGTCATCCATGTGATCGACGGAGTAATCGGGTCGGGAGTCGGCCCTCAAAGATAGATTATTACCGCTCTGCGGAGGCGGGCCGGCTGGTGGCCGCGCCGCGAGCGACACAGGAAACCACACTTGATAAAGGACGGAACCAAGTGAAGACGAAATTCCACCCCGGACAGGCCGCGAGCAACGCGGTATCGCGCCTCGTGGCCTATGACGAGCTCAGTCAGTATGACGCCAGCGATATCAGCGGCGCCTGGGGTCTGGCCTGCAGTTTTGACCTGTATAACTGCGACCCGGATACCATCAGGGACGCTGAGAAGATCCGCCAGTTCGTGTATCAGCTTTGTGATCTGATCGCGATGAAGCGCTTCGGTGAGTGTCAGGTGGTTAATTTCGGCGAGGACGAAAGGGTGGCCGGGTTCTCGATGGTCCAGTTGATCGAGACCTCGCTGATCTCGGCTCATTTCGCCAATGCCAGCAACGCTGTTTACCTCGATGTATTCAGCTGCAAGCCCTACGACCCGGCCGTGGTCGAAAAGTTCGCGCTCGAGTATTTCGACGGCAAGCGCTGCATCGCGCACGTGAATCTGAGGAAGTAACGGTGTATCGAATTCGAGTAGTTACCGATCCGGGTGAATGTCGTCGCCTGTGGGAGTCGCTCATCCCGCGAGAGTTCGTCTCGGATCTTTGGGAGGTGCGAACCTGTTTCGACCACAGCTATCGGCACGCCCCGTATTTCGTGGTGGCCGAGGAGCGGGGGGGCGTTCGCGGTTTCCTTCCTTTGAGTCGCAACGGCGATTCCGGCTTGTTCAACTTCTTCCCGGGCGAAACCTGGTCGGGCAAGACCTGGCTCGAACAAAACCGGATCATCGCCGACCAACCGCGCCTGCTTCGGGAAATGCTGGCGGCGGTGCCGGGGTCGTACCATCTTCGATACCTGCGACCTTGTTCGCCGGCAGGCGAATTGTACGACCAGGTCGACGAAGTCGGGTATCTGTTCTGTCCTCCTCGGTACGGCTTCGACATGGAGC
Coding sequences within it:
- a CDS encoding fasciclin domain-containing protein yields the protein MKRLWYPTIALLTTAVAVVGFSMPDSRPLESIPVELEIADSSAARSDIMTTLSKISDLARLAEYLRITALYQLLSGEGTFTLFAPNNSVFAELNLSDGKEAARDSARLRQLLSRHIVRGRAIIFEQTGAMRVSGLAGEPLVIVTDGDEVKVGDAAVVEEGILCANGVIHVIDGVIGSGVGPQR
- a CDS encoding putative sulfate exporter family transporter, translating into MAETADGFRRSGISEDWLAVILGLFIFLLTLTKFLGGDVCGWVVTTKVWTSLAGALKPVSDNYAGLPGLGSLLCTYMFLLLVLGVGAWRLRANVKKFALGFTLVFFISYFCWIIGAWAHIAATPNQLNSFGISWSMNLTSEAGYIVALIVGLMVGNFTPGFAKLMSEAIRPELYIKTAIVILGGFLGITAAEQLGLATSVMFRGLCAIVEAYLIYWALVYFVARKYFKFSREWSVPLASGISICGVSAAIATGSAIKARPVVPIMVSSLVVIFAVVELVLLPFIAQRFLYNEPMVAGAWMGLAVKTDGAAVASGAIAESLILAKAAAEQGINYQSGWVMATTTTVKVFIDVFIAIWAFILAWIWSAKIEKTGGEKMRAGEIWRRFPKFILGYMATFAAVILIAVSASELIGPAKAAMGQANVFRGIFFVMTFFTIGVVSNFRKLWEEGIGKLALVYVICLFGFIIWIGLVISWLFFAGVKPPLA
- a CDS encoding S-adenosylmethionine decarboxylase, whose protein sequence is MKTKFHPGQAASNAVSRLVAYDELSQYDASDISGAWGLACSFDLYNCDPDTIRDAEKIRQFVYQLCDLIAMKRFGECQVVNFGEDERVAGFSMVQLIETSLISAHFANASNAVYLDVFSCKPYDPAVVEKFALEYFDGKRCIAHVNLRK
- a CDS encoding glycosyltransferase family 87 protein, encoding MSVRFRLILLISAVVHAGLLYLVLTRQLDFLFSDASHRMGPASDFFALYNAGKHWAVGDGVYGHGPGFGFRHHPIMAMSVFAWLSALKPYTAYYVWVALTELTLLVAAILLRKLIADDLHFTVTIAIAVFFSPLYLEIFMGNASALAGCLLLFAYFLYVRSRSTAAFLAFVASCLIKPVGIILLPVIALKGHFKPALLAVVILIGLCVPYFIQHGADLDNLILLDATDHKSTAGFLVHAGNQGLCALLMRIGAALGDTPLASLKSVNQLPQWYAPLVYAWPVLLGGLVLWVTWLHRRSLGIEMMVFLSISAYLLGYKDVWEHSYSILIGALPLVYLSGKIDRRILLAGTLLLALPTGLAFYDVHIDSPGIHDPDWYWNGGTSIVHHATKPLGMLFLFASAMFKLRWNRPSSTGEA
- a CDS encoding TetR/AcrR family transcriptional regulator → MAIDSDKPAGTGRSQSRRERRFSKTRARLLDAARSVFSEKGLDLTTIDDITRRADLGRGTFYYHFGTKSKLVNEVMKTVIDELTAELVQKCQGHTELPEMLDAMIGAHVEFFSRRWQDFVLYFQGRADLTLEQGYEGIETPFLQYIRTVEELVDGTIEAPIPAATIRRLACAIVGFISGYYSFAVVTTDGDDVDRSFASLKQAFVAGLTRFIREAIPADKVN
- the mscL gene encoding large conductance mechanosensitive channel protein MscL; protein product: MAKEFREFAVKGNVVDMAVGIIIGAAFGAIVRSLVDDVIMPPIGLLLGNVDFSNLFIVLKHGTTAGPFASLADAKAAGAVTLNYGMFINTVISFLIVAFAVFILVKNVNRMKREKEVAPAAPTTKECPHCFSTIHIKAVRCPNCTSSVAGA
- a CDS encoding RNA-binding protein, which produces MNIYVGNLSFNTTEEQLRQAFESFGEIKSVSIITDKFTGESRGFAFVEMPDKEAAAAAISGLNGQELNGRKLNINEARPRTDRGDRGGGRGGDRGGFRGGRGDYRGGGGRGRGQE